DNA sequence from the Schistocerca americana isolate TAMUIC-IGC-003095 chromosome 2, iqSchAmer2.1, whole genome shotgun sequence genome:
CCTTAAACATATAAAAATCTTCTGCGTGAAAAAATGGAATCCTTATCGAACGCCTGCAGCCTCAAATGCAACAAGACATACAAGACATTTTACATATGTAGACACTCACACGACGTCGAGTACTGAAGAGAAGTCGGTTATCATCCTATGACACTGCCACCAAATCACATCACAGTGAAATGAGTTTTGGATACAAACGGCAGAAATTTTGTGATCACCTTTGAACATTAAAGAAGTGCTACAGGGTTGAGGACACCAATAACTGTAAAAAAACCTATCTCGAAGCGGTGAGAAGGTGGTTTTTTGACTCATTCTTCGTGGTAGAGATGAATGTGGGTTCCGAGAATTTGTAGTAAATTTTTGGCTAGTCTGCTGCCTGCAACTGAGTTCCTATTTGGGCGTAAGTAGGTAATCTTGTTTCCTGAATTCGTTGCTATACCTATACCTTGAAACATCGACATAGCAAAGGACAAAAAGAAATAGTAAAGAATCTTGAAATGTAACGTAAGCCGAAGTTAAGGTCATAGGAAACAGAACAGTCTCGCAGTGGGCAAAAATGGGAAAACAAATGGTGACTAACCTTGTATTTCATAACAAGTATTTTAATCATGATAAGAATTACCCGTCAGGTTTGGAGGATTACCGGAACTACCTCTTTTGTAAAGGCAGGATTTCTACAGGTGTTACGCACACTTGGAGAGAGTAACATCTTAcagtgaaatatttaatgaaaatccaCCAGATACAATGAAAAGAATAATCAATGGCATTCACGTATGAAGATTATGTACATTTAATGATGAAACGTCCTCGATGACAGCACTGTTGTTGGAAGGGCGGCGGACTACTTGCGGCAGTGGCAGACGCCCTTATCGCAGTAGCCGCCCCTGAAGCCTTTTCGCATGGCGATGCAGCGGGCGGCGCAGGGAGAGTCCCCTACGCCGAAGGCGCTCAGCAGGTCACACGTGGCACGCACGTGGCGGTCGCCGTGACCATCCTCACCTGTCGCTGTAATAAACAAACAAAGCACTTAACTTAAATCTGACAGCTGGTCAAGTATGTACACAATATCTATACCGTATCAGTTTATTGGTTAAACATTAATCGTGTCACTAATCACTATTGACAGAAATGCATCCTTTCAGATTCCTAAATTGTAGGAATAAAGCACAAGGAACAAAAGGTTATGTAtaacttgttcagaaaccaggcTGCAATTGTAAGAGCCGAAGGACGTAAATTGGAAGCATTTGTTGCGAAGGGAGTGAAGTATGGTTGTACCCTGTCACGCTGTTATTCgaactgtacattgagcaaactgtAAAGTAATCCAAGGACAAATTCAGGATTAGAATTAATGGCCAGTTAGAAGAAATAAGAACGATGAAGTTCTCCggtgatgtaattctgtcagagacggaaaaGCATTTGGGAAATCAGTCAAACGGAaaggatagcgtcttgaaaagaggttatgctattaataacaacagaaataaagcAAAACTTATTTTGTGTGCAATTAAGTCTGTTAATGATGAGCGAATTAAATTTAGGAACTAACGCAGTTAAAATAATAGATTACTTCCACtttttgggcaccaaaataacagACCATGACCAaaatagagagaatgtaaaatgcctTCTGGCAGTTgtaagaaaaccatttctgaataaGAGGACCTTATTAACATTGTATATATACTTATGTGTGTGGGGACAGTGGTAGagttggggaggggggaagggggaatgACCTTTTCTGAAAGTGCTTGTCTCGGGTGGAGATGGCGATGTTTGCAAGTATCGAAGTTGATTTAAATTTCATCATCGGCGTCCAAACATCGATTGCTGTTACCACAATATATAGATAATTTTAACGTCAATGATACAAGATGAATTTGTGTAGAGAATGGAGTAAAAAGAGACGTGTAAATATATCTAATATCAATCAGTACATCAATATCAACTTTGCACATGCTACAACTTTTGTCCACAGACCGTTAATATAATTGAATATAACATTTATGAGAGAAGTGCTATTGTGTTGTTCACAGAAGGCATATCCTGCCTTTGAGAACAGTCTTCCAGAAGCTGACGGTGTAACTATACAGCTGAAATACTGGAGTGCAATTTTTTGTAGTTTAGCATTGTCAGTGCCGATGATAAGATTTCCATGCTTTCTAATGGCTGTTGTCAAAGATCTCGA
Encoded proteins:
- the LOC124594033 gene encoding defensin-like, which codes for MRSFITSVLLALVAIVAITSAAPATGEDGHGDRHVRATCDLLSAFGVGDSPCAARCIAMRKGFRGGYCDKGVCHCRK